The following proteins are co-located in the Sporolactobacillus pectinivorans genome:
- a CDS encoding DUF1259 domain-containing protein, whose product MAEMENTCQQFADILHGKSKLENGVCSVSLRRTFNVIIQEKTSVDVADVEILFESLDPSGNALNLAEIAVLQEEVPPFVWSVSQQEIIVSAIHNHWIFTQPTILYIHLQSVEPPLIFAKKLANSFLYLGSKPVS is encoded by the coding sequence ATGGCTGAAATGGAAAACACTTGTCAGCAATTTGCAGATATTCTTCATGGAAAATCTAAGCTTGAAAATGGTGTTTGTTCTGTTTCCTTGCGCAGAACTTTTAATGTAATTATTCAAGAAAAGACAAGTGTTGATGTCGCTGACGTTGAAATCTTATTTGAGTCCCTTGACCCATCGGGCAACGCGCTTAATTTAGCTGAAATCGCAGTCCTTCAAGAAGAAGTTCCTCCATTCGTTTGGTCAGTGTCTCAACAAGAAATCATCGTGAGTGCTATTCATAATCACTGGATATTTACACAACCAACAATTTTATATATACACCTACAATCTGTTGAACCACCTCTGATATTCGCTAAGAAACTTGCAAATTCTTTTTTGTACTTGGGCAGTAAACCTGTTTCTTGA
- a CDS encoding 2-methylcitrate dehydratase, producing the protein MAYIEFKPLVKKVNLKPDGVQEVVLEVRGGGLAGKIDTLADMIDTHVNVQLEEEFVSYSVVVNKETQKPMTEYKVDDQGVVHEVKPIEQTELDLGLPPELIPTEQKEEVLKRETIDAFIASGLAPTFDDMNLDFYKIMGMHLDGLSYLKIASKLNISDGRLMEDLDEYRKRVAPLAEKWGEWKESQKKVKLDREKNNGNDDEGTGVA; encoded by the coding sequence ATGGCCTATATTGAATTTAAACCGCTTGTTAAGAAAGTGAATCTGAAACCGGACGGTGTCCAAGAAGTCGTTCTGGAAGTCAGGGGTGGCGGTCTTGCAGGTAAAATCGACACACTGGCCGATATGATCGACACTCACGTCAATGTGCAGTTGGAAGAGGAATTCGTTTCTTACTCTGTAGTCGTCAATAAAGAGACGCAGAAACCAATGACAGAGTACAAAGTCGATGATCAGGGAGTGGTTCATGAAGTGAAGCCCATCGAGCAAACGGAACTGGACCTTGGGCTTCCTCCGGAGCTCATTCCCACAGAGCAAAAGGAAGAGGTGCTGAAACGGGAAACGATCGATGCATTCATCGCCAGTGGGCTTGCACCAACTTTTGATGATATGAACTTGGATTTTTACAAGATTATGGGCATGCACCTGGATGGACTCTCTTACTTGAAGATCGCGTCCAAGCTGAATATATCAGATGGTCGGTTAATGGAGGACCTGGATGAATACCGGAAACGGGTTGCGCCACTGGCTGAGAAGTGGGGCGAGTGGAAAGAGAGCCAGAAAAAAGTGAAACTCGACCGAGAGAAAAACAATGGGAACGATGATGAGGGAACTGGGGTGGCTTAA
- a CDS encoding RusA family crossover junction endodeoxyribonuclease — MIEFTIYGEPIAQGRPRFSTVGGFSRAVDPPDSREYKKYVKLLASQNRPHTPIDGPVSLKLVIYRPLLKSMSKKKKAAAVAGTLRPIKKPDIDNVAKGIMDAMTGITWQDDKQVVSLHVSKFYSEQPRVEVKVIPLDEQIEQLNLI; from the coding sequence ATGATTGAATTCACGATCTATGGTGAACCAATTGCTCAGGGGCGGCCACGATTTTCAACAGTCGGCGGATTTTCCCGGGCCGTGGATCCACCTGATAGTCGGGAGTATAAGAAATACGTGAAGCTGCTGGCTTCGCAGAATCGGCCGCATACACCGATTGATGGACCTGTATCTTTGAAACTGGTAATCTATCGTCCGCTACTTAAATCGATGAGCAAGAAAAAGAAAGCTGCAGCTGTTGCCGGCACGCTTCGGCCGATTAAGAAGCCAGACATTGACAATGTCGCGAAAGGAATAATGGACGCCATGACCGGGATTACCTGGCAGGATGACAAGCAAGTCGTGAGCCTGCATGTGTCAAAGTTCTATTCAGAACAGCCGCGGGTGGAAGTGAAAGTGATTCCGCTGGATGAGCAAATTGAGCAGTTAAACCTAATCTGA
- a CDS encoding DUF3850 domain-containing protein — translation MAIHEIKILPEYFAAVVSGDKTFEIRKNDHDYKLGDTVTLNEWTKEKGYTGYRTSKTIGYITDFEQKPGFVVFSLK, via the coding sequence ATGGCAATTCACGAGATTAAGATTCTTCCAGAATATTTCGCGGCAGTGGTTTCTGGAGATAAGACTTTTGAAATCCGAAAAAACGATCACGACTACAAATTAGGGGATACAGTAACGCTGAATGAATGGACTAAGGAGAAAGGGTACACCGGATACCGGACAAGCAAGACCATCGGATATATCACTGATTTTGAGCAGAAACCGGGATTTGTGGTTTTCAGTCTAAAGTGA